A single region of the Musa acuminata AAA Group cultivar baxijiao chromosome BXJ1-11, Cavendish_Baxijiao_AAA, whole genome shotgun sequence genome encodes:
- the LOC135597086 gene encoding uncharacterized protein LOC135597086, which translates to MASTKVQRIMTQPINLIFRFLQSKARIQIWLFEQKDLRIEGRIIGFDEYMNLVLEEAEELNVKKKTRKPLGRILLKGDNITLMMSTGK; encoded by the exons ATGGCGTCGACCAAAGTCCAACGGATTATGACCCAACCGATC AATCTAATTTTCAGGTTCCTTCAAAGC aaagcTCGCATCCAGATATGGCTCTTTGAGCAGAAGGATTTGAGGATCGAGGGGCGTATTATT GGTTTTGATGAATACATGAATTTGGTCCTGGAAGAAGCTGAGGAACTAAATGTGAAGAAGAAAACCAGAAAGCCATTGG GGAGGATTCTGTTGAAAGGAGACAACATAACGCTGATGATGAGCAC GGGTAAATGA